The following is a genomic window from Capnocytophaga stomatis.
ACAACAGCGAATAATGCTCCTTTTTCAAGAGCTTCTTCTGCAAATAAATTTCCGTCAAAAGAATCACCTCTTAAAGCGAAATAAATACAATTATTGGCAACATTCCTACTATCAGTGCAAACACCTGACGAAGCAAGAAATTTTCTGTATAAGTCTTCCATAAATAAGTTGATATTTCATTAAAAAAACTCTGTAAATGCTATATCTACAGAGTTTTCAATTTTAATATTGGATAATAAGTCTAACCTTTCGGAGTTTTATTTTTTCTGGATGATTTTGCTCCTACACGGCTCATTGCATTTCTGAATCCGATGTAGTCAGTTGCAATGTATTGAGGCAAATATCTCCTTTGTGAAGGGTCAATCCAGAATATGCGGTCTCTCCAAGAACCTCCTTTATAAACGCGTACTTCGTCATCAATTAACGTTGTTCGCTCGTTCGATTTATCAAATATACGACTCAATCCCATAGAATCTTTCTCAATTTTATGTTTCGGAGCGTTGTACATTGTATTTCTGTGGTCTTTCTCCTCTTTTGAAGAAGCTAACTCATCTCTGCTTCCGTAATATCCACGTGAAGAAGATCTATCTCCATCTTGGAAACTTCTGTTATCACTTCGCGTGAAGTTGTAACGCAAGTATGTTTCATTCTCGTCAATAGGCACTGTTGCTAAGTTTCCTGGAAGATTTCTTGCAATAATTTTACCATTGCTAAGTGTATCATACTTGATATTATCCGCCGTTACCACAACTTGTTTGCCATCTTCTCCGATAGCGTGTTTCATATACACGTTACCACGATAGTAGTTAAAGTCGCTCTCTCCGTCATCAATTATCGGACGATAAACATCGGCTACCCACTCAGCTACGTTTCCTGCCATATCATACAACCCAAAGTCATTTGGCGGATACGTTTTTACCGCAACTGTTATATCACCTCTATCGTCTGACCATCCTGCAAGTCCGCCGTAATCTCCTTTTCCTTGCTTGAAGTTAGCCAATTGGTCACCCCGTGTAGCACGTTTTGTGGAACGGCTATACGCCCCGTCCCAAGGATATTTCTTTCTTCCTCTGATATTATTGTACTCACGAATTCCGTTCAACGATTTGGCAGCATACTCCCACTCAACTTCGGTAGGTAAACGATACTCAGGAACCAAAATTCCGCTTGTTTGTTTTGCGTAAGTTGGCTCTCCTTCCTTAGTAACTGCTTTTTTACCTGCGAATTCAGAAACTTTTCCTCCGTATGAATTTGATGGAGTGTTAAGATATACATCTGTACTAAAAGTACTTTCTGAATCTACTTGATAACGAGTATCTTTATTCAAATACCCAGATTTTTCCAAAATAGCTTCGTTCACACGGTCTGTACGCCAAACACTGAATTGAACAGCTTGTACCCAATTCACCCCAACAACAGGATATTCCGCATAAGCCGGGTGACGCAAGTAGTTTGTTACCATTGATTCATTAAAACCAAGCGAACTTCTCCAAACCAACGTATCTGGCAAAGCTCCTACATATATGTTTCTGTATTGTTCTTGGTCTGGAGGGAATACGTGCTTCAACCAATCCAAATATTCCATATACATTTTGTTGGTAACCTCTGTTTCATCCATATAGAATGACTGTACGTGCTGCTGCGTAGGAACGTTGTTCCATTCGTGCATCACATTATCTTGAACTTGCCCCATAGTGAATGTCCCTCCTTCTACAAGCACAAGTCCCGGAGCGGCTTCCTGTTCTTTAAAGTCAGTATTGTACTGAAAGCCCCCCTCTTTAGAGTTAATTTTCCATCCTGTTGCATTTGAAATAT
Proteins encoded in this region:
- the gldJ gene encoding gliding motility lipoprotein GldJ codes for the protein MKNNLLRIFVVVAIFSGLSLTTSCGKKSDKNISNATGWKINSKEGGFQYNTDFKEQEAAPGLVLVEGGTFTMGQVQDNVMHEWNNVPTQQHVQSFYMDETEVTNKMYMEYLDWLKHVFPPDQEQYRNIYVGALPDTLVWRSSLGFNESMVTNYLRHPAYAEYPVVGVNWVQAVQFSVWRTDRVNEAILEKSGYLNKDTRYQVDSESTFSTDVYLNTPSNSYGGKVSEFAGKKAVTKEGEPTYAKQTSGILVPEYRLPTEVEWEYAAKSLNGIREYNNIRGRKKYPWDGAYSRSTKRATRGDQLANFKQGKGDYGGLAGWSDDRGDITVAVKTYPPNDFGLYDMAGNVAEWVADVYRPIIDDGESDFNYYRGNVYMKHAIGEDGKQVVVTADNIKYDTLSNGKIIARNLPGNLATVPIDENETYLRYNFTRSDNRSFQDGDRSSSRGYYGSRDELASSKEEKDHRNTMYNAPKHKIEKDSMGLSRIFDKSNERTTLIDDEVRVYKGGSWRDRIFWIDPSQRRYLPQYIATDYIGFRNAMSRVGAKSSRKNKTPKG